The DNA sequence TTCTCAAAGATGGTTTAGTAGATTTAGCGATCGTCATGAATAATCGCTTTTTAACCACCGGCAGGGAAATGGTGGTGGAAGTTTTATACGAAGAACCAATCGAAGTCCTCATCGCCGCTAATCATCCTCTCGCCCAATATGAACGCATTCCTTGGTCAGAATTGGTGCGTTATCCCCAAGTGGTATTTAAAGATGGCTATGGAATGCAACGGTTAGTCCAAGATAAATTTGAGCGTTTAGAAGCCACACTCCATGCGGCTTTAGAAGTCAATACTTTAGATGCGTTTCGGGGTGTGGTGCGTCAAGGTGAATTAATTGCCTTACTTCCGACTTCGGCGTTAGTCGAATCGCGTCACGACTCAACTTTAGCCGTGCGTCCTTTAGCCAATAATCCCTTAGATAATTCTGGGTTGACTCGCCGCGTCGTTATGGTCACAACCCAAGACCGCCTGCAAATTCCCCCGATTAAACATTTTTGGGAATTGGTGTTAGAAAATATTCCGCCGCAATCAAAAGAACAGCGATCGGCTTCCTGAAGTATGATTAGTCAACAGTCCATAGTCAATGGTCAACCAATTTTAGATTTTGGATTTTAGATTTTAGATTGTCTGCACCCATAAAGGGAGCGACCAATTTGAGACTTTGGATTTTAGATTCAATTCCACTATCCAAAATTTAAAATCTAAACTTTGGAGGGTCAATTTCTGTACCAATGACCAATGACCAATGACAAATGACCAGTGACCAAATATGAGCAATATCTTCAGGGAACTACTCAAAAAGGTAGGCAGTGGCAATCACACAGGCGAAAATTTAACTCGTGCGGAAGCTGCGATCGCTACTAAAATGATTTTGTTGGGAGAAGCCACACCAGCCCAAATCGGCGCATTCTTAATTGCCCATCGCATCAAACGACCAACGGGCGAAGAGTTGGCAGGAATGTTAGATACATACAATGAACTAGGGCCAAAACTCCAGCCGATCAACGCTACATCGCCTGTGATGGTGTTGGGAATACCTTATGATGGCAGAACTCGGACTGCACCCATTAGCAACGTTACAGCTTTAATTCTCGCGGCGGCTGGACAACCTGTGGTGATGCACGGTGGCGATCGCTTACCCACCAAATATGGTTTACCTTTAATCGAAGTTTGGCAAGGTTTAGGCGTTGATTGGACTGCTTTATCTTTACCTCAAACCCAGCAAGTCTTTGCACAAACCAAAATTGGCTTTATCTACACACCTCGTCATTTCCCCTTAACTAACAGTATTTGGGAATACCGCGACCAACTAGGTAAACGTCCACCTTTTGCCACAATGGAATTAATTTGGTGTCCTTATGCGGGTGATACTCACCTAATTGCCGGGTTTGTTCATCCCCCCACCGAAGGAATGTTTCAATCTGCATTAGAATTAAGAGAAGTAAGAAAATATACTTTAGTTAAAGGCTTAGAAGGAAGTGGTGACTTACCACGCGATCGCACCGCAATTATCGCTTTATCTCCATCGCCAGATTTAGCCAGGTTATTTCTCTCACCCCATGATTACGGGTTTACCACCAAAAACGTCCCTTTAGGCACCACTGAAGAATTAATCACCCAAATTCAAGAGGTTCTAGCAGGCAAACCAGGGGAATTATTACAAACAGCTTTATGGAATGGGGGATTTTATCTCTGGCGCAGTGGTATGTGTTCAGATATGGCATCAGGTATCGCCACAGCCAAAGAATTATTAACTAATGGTGTAGTCGCGGCTAAATTGCAAGAGTTGAGGCAAATAGTTAATTCAACTTCCCAGAATGCCTTGCAGCATATTTAATTACTTTTACAATCCAAATATTATGATGTCTTGTTTACAGCAAGCGATCGCTTGTCCTGTTGTCCAATAAATTTCTCCAACCCTTACCCAGCATAGTGTTTCGCTTCTTCACTGCCGATGAATTGCAGCAAATTGCGATCGCCGCAGGTTTTCATCCAGACTGTGTACAGGTGGAAACTCGCGGAGTATACGGCACGCTCAAATGTATCAAGTAAATTATTCACCAATAGATAACACCAGACCTTCACAGGCTAGTAAACCTTGGGCAAAAGTTGCTTTTACATCAGTTTGCACTTGATCGAGAAAGTCATCCTCATCATCGGGATGGTGATGGGAAATCACTAATTTCTTCACTGCTGCATTTTGGGCTACTTCTACAGCCGCTTGCCAGTGTACATCCGTCGATTCGTGGCTATTGGCTGTTGGTGGAACGTAAGTAGCATTTGCAATTAGCAAATCTACACCTTTTACCAGTTGTAAAATCTGCTCTTGATCAACAGGATCAGCATTTTTGGTTAAATCGGTAACGTAGGCAACACTTTTATTCTGCCAGGAAACTCGGTAGCCAACAGAACGCTGTGTTTGATTAATCAAGGCTGTGGTAACTGTGACATCATCTAGCTGCACATCATTACCGGGAATCACATTATGGAAATGCAATTCCGACTGCATTACCTGGAGTGGATAAGGAAAGTGCGGCTGTAACATCTGATCACAAAGGCACTGTTTAATGGAAGCACTGTTAGAAGCAGCCGAACCATAAATATGAAAGCGGTTTTCTGGGACAAATGCTGGTGCAAAAAACGGAAACCCTTGAATGCGATTTGATTGAGAATTGGTAAAAAATAAATGTGCTTCTATCGGTTGTTGCAGTTGTCGCAAAGATTTACCGAGAATACGTAGACCAGTTCCACCATCAAAAATCAAGCGTTTACCTGCTACTTGTATTTCTATACAAGCAGTATTTCCGCCATAACGATCGGCGTTACTAGCTGGGGTGGCGATTAAACCTCTGACACCCCAAAATTGCACAAAAAATTCACCCACGGAACTACTAGCGGTTGTAGTTGCGGTTTCAGTTACGGAACTTTGGAAATCCGACGGCGCAAGATTTGACATTTTTCTGACAATTTAGACCTTACTGAGCAGGTCATCGTAGTGCCGCACTTCTAATAGTCGGTTTTTTTCGTCCACAATGACTACCGTAGGAGAGTAATTTTTTAACTCTTCCAAAGAGAACTGCCCGTAAGCCATTATAATCAAGCGATCGCCCACAATGCCTAGACGTGCCGCCGCCCCATTTAGCTCAATAATTCCCGAATTGGCTGGAGCCTTGATTGTGTATGTAATAAAACGTTCACCATTGGCAACATTGACGACTTGCACTTGCTCGTAGGGTAAAATACCAGCCTTGTCTAACAACATTTCATCGATGCTGATACTACCTACGTAGTTAATATTCGCCCCAGTCAGGGTGCAATTGTGTATTTTTGCCAAAAGAACTGTACGCTGCATTATTTTTGAGGTTTTTTGATTGCCTGACTCTAGTATCACAAAAGCATCCAGCCGTTGTAAAATGACGGGGTTTTAAACTCAATTTTTCTAGGACTTACGCAACTGGCATATTTTTCTGTAGGGTGTGTGACGCAACGAGAAGATTTGAACATAGTCATCAGATTTTCAGATTTATAGCGTCACGCACCAACCACCAATTGTGACACTTACGTGAGTCCTGTTTTCTTTAAAGCTCTAAGCTCTCTTGTGCCGAATGCCAAAACCTAGCAATACTGATTCGTTGTTTATCTTCTTCTACACGATAAATAATTCGGTAAGGCTTAAGAATCAGCTGACGGATATGAGAATCATTAAATTCCGGTACTTTTTGACCTCGGAGAGGAAACTGGCTTAACTCTTTGGTTTTTTCCAAGAGTTGCTGACCCAATTTTCTTGCAGCTTCAGGATTACTTAAGGCAATGTACCTAACAATAGCTTCCAAATCTCCTATAGCTTTTGGAGAGAGAACTACTTGGTAGTCCATGCTGCAATCATTTGCTCAACAGCCTCAATCGACACTCCTTGACCTTGGTCAATTTCTGCTAAACCCTCTCTGACAGCAGCAATAAACTCAATTTCCCGCACTATATCACGAAGAGAGACGTGAGGAGGTAATCTTTTCACAAGTTCCAGAACTGTTTCTCTATCACTCATAGCAGTTTATTTTTTGAT is a window from the Aulosira sp. FACHB-615 genome containing:
- the panD gene encoding aspartate 1-decarboxylase, with amino-acid sequence MQRTVLLAKIHNCTLTGANINYVGSISIDEMLLDKAGILPYEQVQVVNVANGERFITYTIKAPANSGIIELNGAAARLGIVGDRLIIMAYGQFSLEELKNYSPTVVIVDEKNRLLEVRHYDDLLSKV
- a CDS encoding type II toxin-antitoxin system RelE/ParE family toxin — its product is MDYQVVLSPKAIGDLEAIVRYIALSNPEAARKLGQQLLEKTKELSQFPLRGQKVPEFNDSHIRQLILKPYRIIYRVEEDKQRISIARFWHSAQESLEL
- a CDS encoding anthranilate phosphoribosyltransferase family protein, which produces MSNIFRELLKKVGSGNHTGENLTRAEAAIATKMILLGEATPAQIGAFLIAHRIKRPTGEELAGMLDTYNELGPKLQPINATSPVMVLGIPYDGRTRTAPISNVTALILAAAGQPVVMHGGDRLPTKYGLPLIEVWQGLGVDWTALSLPQTQQVFAQTKIGFIYTPRHFPLTNSIWEYRDQLGKRPPFATMELIWCPYAGDTHLIAGFVHPPTEGMFQSALELREVRKYTLVKGLEGSGDLPRDRTAIIALSPSPDLARLFLSPHDYGFTTKNVPLGTTEELITQIQEVLAGKPGELLQTALWNGGFYLWRSGMCSDMASGIATAKELLTNGVVAAKLQELRQIVNSTSQNALQHI
- a CDS encoding MBL fold metallo-hydrolase, with protein sequence MSNLAPSDFQSSVTETATTTASSSVGEFFVQFWGVRGLIATPASNADRYGGNTACIEIQVAGKRLIFDGGTGLRILGKSLRQLQQPIEAHLFFTNSQSNRIQGFPFFAPAFVPENRFHIYGSAASNSASIKQCLCDQMLQPHFPYPLQVMQSELHFHNVIPGNDVQLDDVTVTTALINQTQRSVGYRVSWQNKSVAYVTDLTKNADPVDQEQILQLVKGVDLLIANATYVPPTANSHESTDVHWQAAVEVAQNAAVKKLVISHHHPDDEDDFLDQVQTDVKATFAQGLLACEGLVLSIGE
- a CDS encoding LysR family transcriptional regulator, whose translation is MRLEQLQAFLAIADSGSFQQAARQCGVTQSTISRQIQALEADLGVELFHRNTHAKLTLGGERLLPRVRKICQEWQVATQELVDLMAGKQPELCIASIHSLCASYLPPVLQKFCRDYPEVQLRVTSLGSDRALKVLKDGLVDLAIVMNNRFLTTGREMVVEVLYEEPIEVLIAANHPLAQYERIPWSELVRYPQVVFKDGYGMQRLVQDKFERLEATLHAALEVNTLDAFRGVVRQGELIALLPTSALVESRHDSTLAVRPLANNPLDNSGLTRRVVMVTTQDRLQIPPIKHFWELVLENIPPQSKEQRSAS